The following are encoded together in the Amyelois transitella isolate CPQ chromosome 6, ilAmyTran1.1, whole genome shotgun sequence genome:
- the LOC106132170 gene encoding TBC1 domain family member 19 — protein sequence MKEKGLDTKLRNTVFHWVRTQTKQNKLDPMTSLMKASTQWEKRIHKSLNSMCSDLETSLAKIRSQQEQEELTDKWNELSTYGLDLTKYRPVYAPKDFLEVLLTMSGYVPFTREDEPKWEFAHLPIQVKTLDQLRKIYVEWANGEPLLGVNPNTPSLVPGFATLEAERVGLGERVAALGYAPVVQEYLKKGSPQCLRAKLWSQVLGAEIKPQHTSYFNQLKKSVLEVDLMIDKLIFKDVQLTASNDDQYFVFEDLLYQVMLCFSRDCEVMQHLRGSIGNPLNVTIKGKQTSVDSITVFPPSGIIPFHGFTMYATPFCYLYDDPVQLYYTFRAFYIRYWHRLHYISTHPQGIVSLCLLYERLLEAHEPLLWIHFRNININPIRVVFKWLMRAFSGHLPPDQLLLLWDAILGYDCLEILPLLAISILSFRKENIFQVNTIQNVDAVLADLSTVSVIPLLQLALMKA from the exons ATGAAAGAAAAAGGCTTAGACACAAAACTTAGAAATACTGTGTTTCACTGGGTACGGACGCAAACTAAACAAAAT AAATTGGATCCAATGACTTCTTTGATGAAAGCTAGCACGCAAtgggaaaaaagaatacacaAATCGTTAAATTCAATGTGCTCGGACTTAGAAACATCGTTAGCAAAAATACGATCTCAACAGGAACAAGAGGAACTCACCGATAAATGGAATGAACTTAGCACTTACGGTTTAG ATTTAACAAAATACAGACCTGTATATGCTCCTAAAGATTTTTTAGAAGTATTACTCACTATGTCTGGCTACGTACCTTTTACAAGaga AGATGAGCCTAAATGGGAGTTTGCTCATTTGCCAATACAAGTCAAAACCTTAGATCAGTTG CGCAAAATTTACGTGGAATGGGCGAATGGCGAGCCGCTTCTAGGCGTGAACCCCAACACGCCCAGCCTGGTGCCGGGCTTCGCCACGCTGGAGGCGGAGCGCGTGGGATTAGGGGAGAGAGTGGCGGCGCTGGGGTATGCGCCTGTTGTACAGGAGTACCTTAAAAAAGGCAGCCCTCAGTGCCTACGAGCTAAACTTTGGTCACAAGTACTTGGCGCTGAGATTAAACCACAG CATACATCGTACTTTAATCAGCTTAAGAAGAGCGTATTGGAAGTGGACCTCATGATAGACAAGCTGATATTCAAAGACGTACAGTTAACAGCTTCCAACGACGAccagtattttgtttttgaagaCCTTTTATATCAA GTAATGTTGTGTTTCTCGCGAGACTGCGAAGTGATGCAACATTTGAGAGGCAGCATCGGTAATCCACTGAATGTGACGATAAAAGGCAAGCAAACTTCGGTGGACAGCATAACAGTGTTCCCGCCTAGCGGAATTATACCATTTCACGGGTTCACTATGTATG CGACcccattttgttatttgtacGACGATCCAGTACAACTTTACTACACATTTAGAGCGTTTTACATCCGTTATTGGCACAGACTTCATTACATTTCGACGCATCCAcag GGTATTGTATCATTATGTCTGCTATATGAGAGGCTGTTGGAAGCGCATGAACCACTGTTGTGGATACATTTCAGAAATATCAACATCAATCC CATCAGAGTGGTGTTCAAATGGTTGATGCGTGCGTTCAGCGGTCACCTGCCTCCCGACCAGCTCCTCCTTCTCTGGGACGCCATACTTGGCTACGATTGCCTCGAAATACTACCTCTTTTAGCTATATCCATATTAAGTTttagaaaagaaaacatattcCAAGTGAATACGATACAGAACGTAGATGCCGTGTTAGCAGATCTGTCTACAGTTTCTGTTATTCCATTGCTACAGTTGGCTCTAATGAAGGCCTAA
- the LOC106132171 gene encoding phosphatidylinositol N-acetylglucosaminyltransferase subunit A: MSAQTESRKRHVICMASDFFYPNTGGVEEHIYNLSQCLIKRGHKVIVITHSYGERVGIRYLTGGLKVYYLPVTVMYAQCVLPTMIAHVALVRYILIRECIEIIHGHSAFSVMGHEVSIIGKLMGLKTVFTDHSLFGFADTSAVLTNKYLQMCLCECDHCICVSHTGKENTVMRAKVKAHKVSVIPNAVDAYNFTPDPSQRDPNVITIVIVSRLVYRKGVDLMAAIIAEMCPRYPKLRFIIGGDGPKMWLLQEVRERMGFQHCVTLLGSLKHSEVRNVLVKGDIFLNTSLTEAYCMAIVEAASCGLKVVSTKVGGIPEVLPDNMIYLTEPNVGSLVEGIEQAMQDLSAGRMLCPFVCNRKVKTMYNWMDVTRRTEVVYNKIIRNKNKPLGQQLRSYLNCGVWPWLLVISLVYLLLQLIEKIHKRKNIDIARNLQL; the protein is encoded by the exons atgagtgCCCAAACG GAATCGCGAAAGCGCCATGTTATCTGCATGgcttcagattttttttaccctAACACAGGCGGAGTCGaagagcatatatacaacctttCGCAATGTTTGATAAAAAGAGGGCACAAAGTTATAGTGATCACGCATTCGTACGGAGAGAGGGTGGGCATTCGCTACCTCACTGGAGGGCTTAAAGTTTACTACTTACCTGTGACGGTGATGTACGCCCAATGTGTGCTTCCAACCATGATAGCCCATGTTGCTTTAGTCAGATACATTCTGATACGAGAATGTATAGAAATAATTCACGGTCATTCTGCATTCAGTGTTATGGGTCATGAAGTGTCAATTATAGGTAAACTAATGGGTCTGAAAACTGTTTTCACAGACCACAGCTTATTTGGATTTGCTGATACCTCTGCAGTATTGACCAACAAGTATTTACAGATGTGTTTGTGTGAATGTGACCATTGTATATGTGTTTCACACACTGGTAAAGAGAATACTGTAATGAGAGCCAAAGTGAAGGCTCATAAGGTTTCGGTAATTCCCAATGCAGTTGATGCATATAATTTTACTCCAGATCCAAGCCAAAGAGACCCAAATGTGATAACAATAGTCATTGTGTCAAGATTAGTTTATAGGAAGGGTGTGGATTTGATGGCTGCAATTATTGCTGAAATGTGTCCCAGATATCCCAAGTTGAGATTTATTATTGGAGGGGATGGTCCAAAGATGTGGCTTTTACAAGAGGTTAGAGAAAGAATGGGTTTTCAGCACTGTGTCACATTACTTGGGAGTCTCAAGCATTCTGAAGTGAGGAATGTTTTAGTGAAAGGTGACATTTTCTTAAATACTTCATTGACAGAAGCTTACTGCATGGCCATTGTTGAGGCTGCTTCTTGTGGTTTGAAAGTGGTATCTACTAAAGTTGGCGGTATTCCTGAAGTGTTGCCCGACAACATGATCTACCTGACAGAGCCAAACGTGGGTAGTTTGGTGGAAGGTATTGAACAAGCCATGCAAGATTTGAGTGCTGGAAGAATGCTATGTCCTTTTGTGTGCAACAGAAAAGTTAAAACAATGTACAATTGGATGGATGTGACGAGGAGAACTGAAGTGGTGTATAATAAGATaatacgaaataaaaataagccgTTAGGGCAGCAGCTACGCAGTTACCTGAATTGTGGCGTTTGGCCATGGTTACTAGTCATAAGCTTGGTGTATTTGTTGTTACAACTCATAGAGAAGATTCATAAACGGAAGAATATAGACATAGCAAGGAATTTACAATTATAG
- the LOC106132175 gene encoding tyrosine-protein phosphatase non-receptor type 11: MITRRWFHPLLTGVDAEKLLMECGRDGYFLARPSMSNKGDFTLSVRRGDEVTHIKIQNNGEFLDLYGGEKFATLSELVQYYMDNQGQLREKNGSVIRLKTPLNCADPTTERWYHGQLTAKEAEKIMLENGKNGSFLVRESQRQPGDFVLSVRTRDRVTHVIVRRQDSKYDVGGGKQFDDLVSLIEHYRNFPMVETSGEVLRLIQPFNATRIQVRHFHTRVKQLLKETEGPIESMAYKQGFWEEFETLQMMENFQFDRMEGSKPENIRKNRYKNIIPFDHTRVVLKDIPADAPPGSDYINANYIRCDSIDGSLDSQDPINGANENGSPPSRDGTPSKNKGKSSPNHTSVVITEESTKGYGNGVHKPSLPPFEPSVLRANPNYVNTTIPKTATKVESLVAENVYNKTYIATQGCLSTTIYQFWSMIWQEDVRIIIMTTKEIERGKVKCERYWPDLNKTEVLNKYAIFNESESSTQDYTLRRFVVTKTDEPNAKRTIYHFHFTAWPDHGVPSEPGRVLNILLVVNSRLQQIMTGPQPPAQAVVCVHCSAGIGRTGTFIVIDMILDQIRKEGFDCEIDIHRTVQMVRDQRSGMVQNEAQYKFIYMAVLEFIQTVKQRTGLGKEPAPSTSAIRGVPFL, translated from the coding sequence ATGATCACCCGAAGATGGTTCCACCCCTTGTTGACCGGAGTGGACGCAGAGAAACTTCTGATGGAGTGCGGGCGGGACGGGTACTTCCTCGCGAGGCCCAGTATGAGCAACAAGGGAGACTTCACACTGTCGGTGCGCCGCGGGGACGAAGTCACCCACATCAAGATACAAAACAATGGAGAATTCCTCGACCTTTATGGAGGAGAGAAATTTGCAACGCTCTCCGAACTCGTACAATACTACATGGACAATCAGGGACAACTGCGAGAAAAGAACGGAAGTGTTATTAGACTGAAAACCCCTTTAAATTGTGCCGACCCCACGACGGAGCGGTGGTACCACGGACAGCTCACCGCAAAAGAAGCAGAGAAAATTATGCTCGAAAACGGAAAGAACGGATCATTTCTCGTCCGCGAGTCGCAACGGCAACCCGGCGATTTCGTTCTATCTGTGCGGACCAGGGATCGCGTGACCCATGTCATCGTACGCCGACAAGACAGCAAGTACGACGTCGGTGGTGGGAAGCAGTTCGACGACCTCGTCAGTCTCATAGAGCACTACAGAAACTTCCCCATGGTAGAAACCTCAGGAGAAGTTTTAAGACTCATCCAACCGTTCAACGCCACAAGAATACAAGTACGACACTTCCACACCAGAGTAAAACAACTCCTAAAGGAAACCGAAGGACCCATTGAAAGCATGGCGTACAAACAAGGATTCTGGGAAGAGTTTGAGACGCTACAAATGATGGAGAACTTCCAATTCGACAGAATGGAGGGATCGAAACCAGAAAATATCAGGAAAAATAGATACAAGAACATTATACCATTTGACCACACCAGAGTTGTCCTCAAAGATATACCGGCTGATGCACCTCCGGGTTCTGATTATATAAACGCGAATTACATTCGATGCGATAGTATTGATGGAAGTTTAGATTCGCAAGATCCCATTAACGGGGCTAATGAGAACGGCTCACCGCCTAGCAGGGACGGCACGCCCTCTAAAAATAAAGGCAAGTCTTCTCCAAACCATACGAGCGTGGTGATCACCGAAGAGAGCACGAAAGGCTACGGCAATGGAGTGCACAAGCCCTCCCTGCCTCCGTTCGAGCCGAGCGTGTTACGCGCCAACCCCAATTACGTGAACACCACGATACCCAAGACGGCCACCAAGGTCGAAAGCCTCGTTGCCGAAAACGTTTACAACAAAACCTATATAGCAACACAGGGCTGTCTCTCTACGACCATTTACCAATTCTGGTCTATGATATGGCAGGAGGACGTCcgcataataataatgacgACAAAGGAAATCGAGCGTGGAAAAGTCAAATGCGAACGTTACTGGCCCGATCTGAACAAAACGGAGGTGTTGAACAAATATGCGATATTCAACGAATCAGAATCATCAACGCAGGACTACACATTGAGACGTTTCGTGGTGACGAAGACAGACGAGCCTAATGCGAAAAGAACTATATaccattttcattttacgGCTTGGCCCGACCACGGGGTCCCGTCGGAGCCAGGTCGCGTGTTGAACATCCTGCTGGTGGTAAACAGTAGGCTGCAGCAGATAATGACCGGGCCGCAGCCGCCGGCGCAGGCCGTGGTTTGCGTGCACTGCTCCGCAGGCATAGGCAGGACTGGcacttttattgttattgataTGATTCTGGACCAAATAAGGAAGGAGGGTTTCGACTGCGAGATCGATATACACCGCACTGTGCAAATGGTGCGGGATCAGAGATCGGGTATGGTGCAAAACGAGGCGCAgtacaagtttatttatatggccGTTTTGGAGTTCATTCAGACTGTGAAGCAACGCACCGGCCTGGGGAAGGAGCCCGCGCCCTCCACGTCCGCGATCAGGGGCGTTCCCTTTTTATGA
- the LOC106132166 gene encoding uncharacterized protein LOC106132166, translated as MLCPEGETVTKENVPKEDTCPKKSRKVPVEGTGSLEINLKNPKTWKKSITNFFRHQLRSTKSNDGDHSSGSTEKFEDKDIAPELKWQSLGKVFRRQTFTDHWNKVTNQQGECSSGQTKRMPVRKVLSSYFGKSKTPSGTEEN; from the exons atgcttTGCCCTGAAGGAGAAACagttacaaaagaaaatgttcCTAAAGAGGATACCTGCCCAAAAAAGAGTAGGAAAGTCCCAGTAGAAGGCACTGGTAgcttagaaataaatttaaaaaatccgaAGACGTGGAAGAAATCTATCACCAATTTTTTTCGCCATCAGCTTCGATCAACTAAATCTAACGAT GGCGATCACTCTTCTGGTAGTACAGAGAAATTTGAAGACAAGGACATAGCGCCTGAACTGAAATGGCAGTCCTTAGGAAAAGTTTTCAGACGCCAGACTTTTACTGATCACTGGAATAAGGTAACGAATCAACAAGGAGAATGTTCAAGTGGTCAAACCAAGAGAATGCCGGTGAGGAAAGTTCTGTCTAGTTACTTTGGCAAATCTAAAACTCCGTCAGGAactgaagaaaattaa
- the LOC106132169 gene encoding alkylated DNA repair protein alkB homolog 8, whose product MDHKKIDRKRKRFAARLKSSKQITCTDVPGVNVVLCNAGQATGFDKTAVMGLIKNLSTDIPIPKFIAEKGESYSFLIFNNLNDAQLFFETYNGQLDFDASGTPLYMNFVESVPNNEIICYHDDPKGLTILEDFITLEEEQIFLQLFDWPDDEDSINLKNRQVKHYGYEFRYGSNDVDLSSPLDERIPKECDALFSRLKERGFDFGEPDQLTVNKYKPGQGIPAHVDRHSPFGDTILSLSLGSDVVMDWRHHSGISVPVLVKRRSMLIMQAEARYDWQHSIQPRTHDPIIETRKLQNVNTESDIKVITDDTLARETRISLTFRWTRTGPCECAFTKLCDRENEQPNEIDNELAANLEELHVHQVYEQIAGHFSTTRHKPWPRVVQFMQNVLSGAVVVDLGAGNGKNVLIRNDIMQIACERSSGLVSECKLVACNMSADSVRLDMLQAPLRDGCADVALCIAVIHHFSSHARRLQAISTIARILRSGGLALITVWAKDQSKSNYLCKTKQNVGPNENHLTVGGLSLPVHENRTQFQHNDLLVPWKLRKVNENKLSDNPEDTLLRYYHVFEEGELENLCRESCEFDVQSSYYEEGNWCVMCKKI is encoded by the exons ATGGACCACAAGAAAATAGATCGAAAGAGGAAAAGATTTGCAGCTCGCTTAAAAAGTAGTAAGCAAATAACTTGTACTGATGTGCCTGGAGTT AATGTAGTTCTATGCAATGCCGGTCAGGCAACTGGTTTTGATAAAACCGCAGTCATGGGCCTCATCAAGAACTTATCAACCGATATTCCTATTCCTAAGTTTATTGCAGAGAAAGGAGAGTCATATTCATTTCTTAtcttcaataatttaaatgatgcCCAGTTGTTTTTTGAAACATATAACGGCCAGTTGGATTTTGATGCTAGTGGCACTCCATTGTATATGAATTTTGTTGAGAGtg TTCCAAATAATGAGATAATATGCTACCATGATGATCCCAAAGGTCTCACCATACTAGAAGACTTTATAACCTTGGAAGAAGAACAGATATTCCTCCAGCTCTTCGATTGGCCTGATGATGAAGACtctattaatttaaagaatcGTCAAGTGAAGCATTACGGATATGAGTTCCGATACGGCAGTAATGATGTTGATTTGAGTAGCCCGCTTGATGAGAGGATACCGAAAGAGTGTGACGCGTTGTTTAGTAGGCTAAAAGAGCGTGGGTTCGATTTTGGGGAGCCTGATCAGTTGACTGTCAACAAATACAAGCCTGGACAAG GTATCCCGGCTCACGTGGACAGACATAGTCCATTTGGAGACACCATACTCTCTCTGTCTCTTGGTTCCGATGTGGTGATGGACTGGAGACATCACTCCGGGATAAGTGTACCCGTTCTGGTGAAGAGAAGGTCCATGCTTATCATGCAGGCTGAAGCTAG ATATGACTGGCAACACAGCATACAGCCGAGAACACACGATCCCATCATCGAAActagaaaattacaaaacgtGAACACTGAGAGTGACATCAAAGTTATCACCGATGATACATTAGCCCGGGAAACCAGAATATCTTTGACCTTCCGCTGGACTAGAACGGGGCCGTGTGAATGCGCCTTTACAAAGTTGTGCGATAGGGAGAATGAACAGCCCAACGAAATTGATAATGAATTGGCAGCTAATTTAGAAGAATTACATGTTCATCAG GTGTACGAACAAATCGCAGGGCACTTCAGTACGACGAGACACAAGCCTTGGCCGAGGGTAGTTCAATTCATGCAGAACGTGCTCTCCGGAGCCGTGGTGGTAGACCTCGGAGCTGGCAACGGGAAGAACGTGTTGATAAGGAACGACATCATGCAG ATAGCGTGCGAACGCAGCAGTGGTCTCGTCTCAGAATGTAAGCTAGTTGCATGCAACATGTCGGCGGACAGCGTGAGACTCGACATGTTGCAAGCGCCGCTGCGTGACGGTTGCGCCGATGTGGCACTGTGCATAGCCGTTATACATCACTTTAGTAGTCAC GCACGGAGATTGCAAGCCATATCAACGATAGCCAGAATACTTCGCAGCGGTGGTCTCGCTTTGATAACCGTCTGGGCCAAAGACCAAAGCAAATCTAACTACCTTTGTAAGACGAAACAAAATGTCGGCCCCAACGAAAACCATCTTACTGTCGGCGGCCTAAGCTTACCCGTCCACGAAAACAGAACCCAGTTCCAACATAACGACCTTTTAGTGCCGTGGAAACTAAGAAAAgttaatgaaaacaaattatcCGACAACCCAGAAGACACCCTCTTGAGATATTACCATGTGTTCGAAGAGGGTGAACTTGAAAATCTCTGTCGAGAATCTTGCGAGTTTGATGTTCAAAGTAGTTACTACGAAGAAGGGAATTGGTGCGTCATGTGTAAGAAAATATAG
- the LOC106132176 gene encoding protein yippee-like 5, translating to MGKIFLDHIGGSRLFSCAACDVNLTNRSELISTRFTGATGRAFLFHKVVNLVYSEVQDRVMLTGRHMVRDVSCKNCATKLGWVYEFATEENQRYKEGRVILERALVTESDGIEEIQVNNDD from the exons atGGGCAAGATTTTTCTGGACCACATCGGCGGCAGCCGTTTGTTTTCCTGCGCGGCATGCGATGTAAATCTCACCAATCGTTCGGAGTTAATTAGCACGAGATTTACTGGAGCAACAG GTCGGGCATTTCTATTCCATAAAGTGGTGAATCTGGTTTACTCGGAGGTGCAAGACCGTGTGATGCTGACAGGTCGCCACATGGTGAGAGATGTCTCGTGCAAGAACTGCGCCACCAAGCTTGGATGGGTTTATGAATTTGCTACTGAAGAGAATCAAAG ATACAAAGAAGGCCGTGTCATCCTTGAAAGAGCTTTAGTCACTGAAAGTGATGGCATAGAGGAAATTCAAGTGAATAATGATGATTGA
- the LOC106132172 gene encoding large ribosomal subunit protein mL64, with the protein MNLCLRPRILKTSLFSNLCRLSTTSPEVIEQNETILIEDTENVQAKEAEIEKKRNKSRLSESHYNIVHGRRPYETPKSTAHLTVKYNRKMYGKYGSASGVNPSLCWPTKDEIKEKLEYEAVAYPFTIKEMMEAAAEKRKEEQLAIEKREQDLAMKFEKLAMWKKELNDKLKKKVAEAEAAKAKKERLVEEVRRHFGFKLDPRDERFQEMLAKREKEQKKLEKQARKEAKEKVMIAQIQKKSVDLV; encoded by the exons ATGAACTTGTGTTTACGTCCAAGAATTCTTAAAACCAGcttatttagtaatttatgtCGGTTGTCTACCACATCACCTGAAGTGATAGAACAGAACGAAACAATTCTAATCGAAGACACTGAAAATGTTCAGGCGAAAGAAGCCGAGATTGAGAAGAAACGCAACAAGTCTCGGCTTTCAGAATCACATTACAACATCGTCCATGGGCGAAGACCATACGAGACGCCAAAATCTACTGCCCATTTGACTGTGAAGTATAACAGAAAAATGTATGGAAAATACGGCAGTGCTAGTGGAGTTAATCCTA GTTTATGCTGGCCGACCAAAgacgaaataaaagaaaagctAGAGTATGAAGCTGTGGCATACCCTTTTACAATCAAGGAGATGATGGAAGCGGCTGCTGAGAAAAGAAAGGAAGAACAGCTAGCTATTGAAAAGAGGGAACAAGATTTGGCGATGAAGTTTGAGAAGCTTGCCATGTGGAAAAAGGAGCTCAATGATAAATTGAAGAAGAAAGTGGCAGAGGCGGAAGCGGCAAAG GCCAAGAAAGAGAGGCTTGTTGAAGAAGTCCGAAGACACTTTGGCTTCAAATTGGACCCCAGAGACGAGAGGTTCCAGGAAATGCTGGCTAAGAGGGAGAAGGAACAGAAAAAACTTGAGAAACAGGCGCGCAAGGAAGCCAAAGAGAAAGTCATGATTGCACAGATTCAAAAGAAGAGTGTTGATTTGGTTTGA
- the LOC106132173 gene encoding clathrin light chain, producing MDDFGDNFVQPEVDPAAEFLAREQNTLAGLEGDLETSAPPPIVSSTSDTNGMVDDFVEVPSAAAFEANGLLDEDPAPTVFRQEREEPEKIRIWREEQKKRLEEKDAEEERKKEEMLKVAKKELEDWYKTHEEQIAKTKAANRNAERALARGSEGNVEDGNEWARVAELCDFGPRRGRDVARLRSIVLQLKQSGVQPKHPPRTTKVA from the exons ATGGATGATTTCGGTGATAACTTTGTGCAACCTGAAGTAGATCCAGCAGCAGAATTTTTAGCTCGCGAACAAAATACGCTAGCGGGACTTGAAGGCGATTTGGAAACTAGCGCTCCGCCCCCTATTGTCTCATCTACATCCGACACCAATGGCATGGTGGATGACTTCGTAG aagtcCCTAGTGCTGCAGCATTTGAAGCGAATGGATTACTAGATGAAGATCCTGCACCAACTGTGTTTAGACAAGAGAGGGAAGAGCCAGAGAAGATCAGAATATGGAGAGAGGAACAGAAAAAGCGGCTAGAAGAGAAAG aTGCTGAAGAGGAAAGAAAGAAGGAGGAAATGCTGAAAGTGGCTAAAAAGGAGTTGGAAGACTGGTACAAAACCCACGAGGAGCAAATAGCCAAAACTAAGGCGGCTAATAG GAACGCTGAGCGAGCTTTGGCACGTGGTTCGGAAGGCAACGTGGAGGACGGGAACGAGTGGGCGCGAGTCGCCGAGTTGTGCGACTTCGGACCGAGGCGCGGGCGCGACGTCGCTCGTCTGAGATCCATCGTGTTGCAGCTGAAGCAGTCCGGAGTCCAACCTAAGCACCCACCGCGCACTACCAAAGT AGCATAA